A section of the Polyangium spumosum genome encodes:
- a CDS encoding CAP domain-containing protein, with translation MSQANPLDAVESDLVGRLNDLRADAGVPALKVCASLNVSASGHSDDMRDNGYLKEVGPDGSTTASRACEAGFSAACEGTLGMAELLAKGFAGGEQTLTQWAMDPGTEPALVNALFVTLGVGRSMGGESAIWTLDLAAADDPSCESAAP, from the coding sequence GTGAGCCAGGCAAATCCGCTGGACGCGGTGGAGAGTGATCTCGTCGGTCGGCTGAACGACCTGCGCGCAGACGCAGGCGTGCCAGCGCTGAAGGTCTGCGCGTCGCTGAACGTGTCGGCGTCGGGGCACAGCGACGACATGCGGGACAACGGTTACCTGAAGGAGGTCGGGCCGGACGGATCGACGACGGCGAGCCGCGCATGCGAGGCCGGGTTCTCCGCGGCATGCGAGGGGACGCTGGGGATGGCCGAGCTCCTGGCGAAAGGGTTCGCCGGCGGCGAGCAGACGCTCACGCAGTGGGCGATGGATCCGGGGACAGAACCCGCGCTCGTGAACGCGCTGTTCGTGACGCTCGGCGTGGGTCGATCGATGGGCGGAGAGTCGGCGATCTGGACGCTGGATCTCGCAGCCGCGGATGACCCGAGCTGCGAGAGTGCGGCGCCGTAG
- a CDS encoding protein kinase domain-containing protein: MSTAAALIGSTLAGRFRITSFLGEGAMATVYRGVQDADPREVAVKVMHPELARDTTFARRFRREAKAASRLNHKNTVQIIDYGVDGNIAYIAMELLQGRDLFEILTVERRLAEARAARILMEVCDVLTIAHEQGVVHRDLKPENIMILGQPDAAGRERIKVLDFGIAKILDKELKEGEGGDNPPPSAAPSSAITSVGVIVGTPEYMSPEQCRGESVDARSDIYACGVLLYQLVTGQIPFSGDSIIDIALKHIRQPPPRPSALTPFMHKGLEAIILTALEKWPAQRQQNAAELKAALEKVLPELRATPHRLGGTARDDAPPLPPSRRNIAEVPVESVRFAHATIPEQSTLPSEQLTLKRKALKAPASVDVEHDTDPEGGKASKDGVIIRVPADAEPVLGSSPTIPAAPSVTDTLTTGREPPPALKKAPSPKPPLVVKAPSEDKARKPGQASLAADKPRPITRKKKGGTSFWLLVPIAVLVGITVGALVFFLTQQ, from the coding sequence ATGAGCACCGCCGCGGCCCTCATCGGAAGCACCCTGGCAGGTCGGTTCCGGATCACGTCGTTCCTCGGGGAGGGGGCGATGGCGACCGTGTACCGCGGCGTGCAGGACGCCGATCCGCGCGAGGTCGCGGTCAAGGTCATGCACCCCGAGCTCGCGCGCGACACCACCTTCGCCAGGCGCTTCCGCCGCGAGGCCAAGGCTGCCTCGCGGCTCAACCACAAGAACACCGTCCAGATCATCGACTACGGCGTCGACGGGAACATCGCGTACATCGCGATGGAGCTGCTCCAGGGCCGCGATCTCTTCGAGATCCTCACGGTCGAGCGGCGCCTCGCCGAGGCACGCGCGGCGCGGATCCTGATGGAGGTCTGCGACGTCCTCACGATCGCGCACGAGCAGGGCGTCGTGCACCGCGACCTCAAGCCCGAGAACATCATGATCCTCGGCCAGCCCGACGCGGCCGGCCGCGAGCGCATCAAGGTCCTCGACTTCGGCATCGCCAAGATCCTCGACAAGGAGCTGAAGGAGGGCGAAGGCGGCGACAACCCGCCGCCGAGCGCCGCGCCGAGCTCGGCGATCACCAGCGTCGGCGTCATCGTGGGCACGCCCGAGTACATGTCCCCCGAGCAGTGCCGCGGCGAGTCCGTCGACGCGCGCAGCGACATCTACGCCTGCGGCGTCCTCCTCTACCAGCTCGTCACCGGGCAGATCCCCTTCAGCGGCGACTCCATCATCGACATCGCCCTCAAGCACATCCGCCAGCCTCCGCCGCGGCCGAGCGCCCTCACGCCCTTCATGCACAAAGGGCTCGAGGCCATCATCCTGACGGCGCTCGAGAAGTGGCCCGCGCAGCGGCAGCAGAACGCCGCCGAGCTCAAGGCCGCGCTCGAGAAGGTCCTGCCCGAGCTCCGCGCCACGCCGCATCGCCTCGGCGGCACCGCGCGGGACGACGCGCCGCCTCTTCCGCCCTCGCGCCGCAACATCGCCGAGGTCCCGGTCGAGTCGGTCCGCTTCGCGCACGCCACGATCCCCGAGCAATCGACGCTCCCGTCCGAGCAGCTCACGCTCAAGCGCAAGGCGCTGAAGGCCCCGGCGTCCGTCGACGTCGAGCACGACACCGATCCCGAGGGCGGCAAGGCCTCGAAGGACGGCGTCATCATCCGCGTCCCGGCGGACGCCGAGCCCGTGCTCGGCTCCTCGCCCACCATCCCTGCTGCGCCTTCGGTCACGGACACCCTCACCACGGGCCGCGAGCCTCCGCCGGCCCTGAAGAAGGCGCCGTCCCCCAAGCCGCCGCTCGTCGTGAAGGCGCCCTCCGAGGACAAGGCGCGCAAGCCAGGCCAGGCCTCCCTCGCCGCCGACAAACCGCGCCCGATCACGCGCAAGAAGAAGGGCGGGACGAGCTTCTGGCTCCTCGTCCCGATCGCGGTCCTCGTCGGCATCACCGTTGGCGCGCTCGTGTTTTTTCTGACGCAACAGTAA
- a CDS encoding 3,4-dehydroadipyl-CoA semialdehyde dehydrogenase, which yields MERLASYVSGAWVSGSGKAATLVNPTTEEPIAEASTEGIDFARALSHARDVGGPRLRALSFAQRGELLLALSRVIHANRDALIDVAIQNGGNTRSDAKFDIDGASGTLAYYAELGKQLGDARFLVDGEGEKLGRSPRFFGYHVLVPRAGVAVHINAFNFPAWGLGEKLACALLAGMPVVSKPATSTALLASRIARLFVEANILPEGAFSFIAGAPGDMLDHLGGQDVLAFTGSADTGARLRAMPAVVHGSVRLNIEADSLNTAVLGPDVASGSDTYRMFLREVSRDITQKAGQKCTAIRRILVPSAIEAEIKDELVALLRDVKVGDPALEGVTVGPLATAAQLRDIRAGIQKLSAEASIVLGDGAFQRVGAQDGKGYFVPPTLLHCKDPDAARDVHQHEVFGPCATIVPYDGSSARATDLVRRGGGMLVGSVYSDDRAFVTDMIFGLSPYHGRLYFGSEKIADQTPGPGTVLPQSVHGGPGRAGGGEELGGRRGLAFYSHRAAIQGARPILEAALDLKSS from the coding sequence ATGGAACGACTCGCCAGCTACGTATCAGGTGCCTGGGTTTCCGGCTCCGGCAAGGCCGCCACGCTCGTCAACCCGACGACCGAGGAGCCGATCGCGGAGGCGAGCACCGAGGGGATCGACTTCGCCCGAGCTCTCTCGCACGCGCGTGACGTCGGCGGCCCTCGGCTCCGCGCCCTCTCGTTCGCGCAGCGCGGCGAGCTGCTCCTCGCCTTGTCCCGCGTCATCCACGCGAACCGCGACGCCCTGATCGACGTCGCCATCCAGAACGGCGGCAACACCCGCAGCGACGCGAAGTTCGACATCGACGGCGCCTCCGGCACGCTCGCGTATTACGCCGAGCTCGGCAAGCAGCTCGGCGACGCGCGTTTCCTCGTCGACGGTGAGGGCGAGAAGCTCGGCAGGAGCCCTCGTTTCTTCGGCTACCACGTCCTCGTCCCCCGCGCGGGCGTCGCCGTCCACATCAACGCCTTCAACTTCCCGGCCTGGGGCCTCGGCGAGAAGCTCGCGTGTGCCCTGCTCGCCGGCATGCCCGTCGTCTCCAAGCCCGCGACGAGCACCGCCCTCCTCGCCTCCCGGATCGCGCGCCTCTTCGTCGAGGCGAACATCCTCCCCGAGGGGGCCTTCTCCTTCATCGCCGGCGCGCCCGGCGACATGCTCGATCACCTCGGCGGTCAGGACGTCCTCGCCTTCACCGGCTCCGCCGACACCGGCGCGCGCCTCCGCGCCATGCCGGCCGTCGTCCACGGCTCCGTGCGCCTCAACATCGAGGCCGACAGCCTCAACACGGCCGTCCTCGGGCCCGACGTCGCCTCGGGCTCCGACACGTACCGCATGTTCCTCCGCGAGGTCAGCCGCGACATCACGCAGAAGGCCGGGCAGAAGTGCACCGCCATTCGCCGCATCCTCGTCCCCTCCGCGATCGAGGCCGAGATCAAGGACGAGCTCGTCGCCCTCCTCCGCGACGTCAAGGTCGGCGACCCTGCGCTCGAGGGTGTCACCGTCGGCCCGCTCGCCACGGCCGCGCAGCTCCGCGACATCCGCGCCGGCATCCAGAAGCTATCGGCCGAGGCCTCGATCGTCCTCGGCGACGGCGCCTTCCAGCGCGTCGGCGCGCAGGACGGCAAGGGTTACTTCGTGCCGCCCACGCTCCTCCACTGCAAGGACCCCGACGCCGCGCGTGACGTCCACCAGCACGAGGTCTTTGGCCCCTGCGCCACGATCGTCCCCTACGACGGCTCCTCGGCCCGCGCGACGGACCTCGTTCGTCGTGGCGGCGGCATGCTCGTCGGCTCCGTGTACAGCGACGATCGGGCCTTCGTCACCGACATGATCTTCGGTTTGTCCCCGTACCACGGCCGCCTCTACTTCGGCAGCGAGAAGATCGCCGATCAGACGCCCGGCCCTGGCACCGTCCTCCCGCAGAGCGTGCACGGCGGCCCTGGTCGCGCGGGTGGCGGCGAGGAGCTCGGCGGGCGCCGTGGCCTCGCGTTTTACTCCCACCGCGCCGCGATCCAGGGCGCGCGCCCCATCCTCGAGGCGGCGCTCGATCTGAAGAGCAGCTAG
- a CDS encoding malonic semialdehyde reductase encodes MANRLGEEALDQLFRAARTHNVWLERPVEDDVLREIYDLAKMAPTSANCSPMRVVFVKSPEAKARLLAVVSAGNQDKTRTAPVTAIIAHDRRFYDELPKLFPHTDARAWFVGNQALIDTTAFRNGTLQGAYLMMAARALGLDCGPMSGFDNDKLDRAFFPDGRFASNFLVNLGYGDASKVFPRSPRFAFDEACTIL; translated from the coding sequence ATGGCGAATCGGCTCGGCGAAGAGGCCCTCGATCAACTGTTCCGCGCTGCGCGCACCCACAACGTCTGGCTCGAGCGACCGGTCGAGGACGACGTGCTCCGCGAGATCTACGACCTCGCGAAGATGGCGCCCACGAGCGCCAACTGCTCCCCCATGCGTGTCGTCTTCGTGAAGAGCCCCGAGGCGAAGGCGCGGCTGCTCGCCGTCGTCTCCGCCGGCAACCAGGACAAGACCCGCACCGCGCCGGTCACGGCGATCATCGCCCACGACCGCCGCTTCTACGACGAGCTGCCCAAGCTCTTCCCGCACACCGACGCGCGCGCGTGGTTCGTCGGCAACCAGGCGCTGATCGACACGACCGCCTTCCGCAACGGCACGCTCCAGGGCGCCTACCTCATGATGGCCGCGCGCGCGCTCGGCCTCGACTGCGGCCCCATGTCGGGCTTCGACAACGACAAACTCGACCGAGCGTTCTTCCCCGACGGCCGCTTCGCCTCGAACTTCCTCGTGAACCTCGGCTACGGCGACGCCTCGAAGGTCTTCCCGCGGAGCCCCCGCTTCGCCTTCGACGAGGCCTGCACGATCCTCTGA